Proteins found in one Paenibacillus sp. FSL R10-2782 genomic segment:
- a CDS encoding phosphoribosylglycinamide synthetase, with protein sequence MTRLRVKLRVTSGQWEAEVEEYGTDNGSATAQAARWTGTVPVLDPEQQTAWLEQLKAEPWDIYRFIQGEACLSLDEVVQVAAAAATSNLEDGAGAADEAKKALQAGLESEPLLGLELIGMTREALLEFVFSAWAGELSHVQGTSPALEPTSRSEGARSGSSAISEWIAESAAEGALHRPGAGFHAIEIRLPQKLARMNVADITVLLPGLPRAEEALKLIRERVAERARATIPQKRHTP encoded by the coding sequence ATGACAAGGCTGCGTGTGAAACTGCGGGTAACTAGCGGTCAATGGGAGGCGGAAGTAGAGGAGTATGGGACGGACAACGGTTCGGCGACTGCTCAGGCTGCCCGCTGGACTGGCACCGTGCCTGTACTGGACCCGGAACAGCAGACGGCATGGCTGGAGCAGCTAAAGGCGGAGCCTTGGGACATATACCGTTTTATACAGGGGGAAGCCTGCCTCTCGCTGGATGAGGTCGTACAGGTAGCAGCCGCTGCGGCTACATCCAATCTGGAGGACGGCGCTGGTGCAGCCGACGAAGCGAAGAAGGCTCTCCAAGCGGGGCTGGAAAGCGAGCCGCTGCTTGGGCTGGAACTGATCGGAATGACGCGTGAAGCACTGCTGGAATTCGTATTCAGCGCTTGGGCAGGTGAACTGTCCCATGTGCAGGGGACATCTCCCGCCCTTGAGCCAACCTCGCGGTCAGAGGGCGCACGCAGCGGATCGTCGGCGATCAGCGAATGGATTGCTGAGTCTGCCGCCGAAGGAGCCTTGCACCGTCCCGGCGCGGGCTTTCATGCCATTGAGATTCGCCTGCCACAGAAGCTTGCTCGTATGAATGTAGCGGATATTACGGTATTGCTGCCGGGTCTGCCCCGTGCGGAAGAGGCGCTGAAGCTCATACGTGAGCGTGTAGCTGAACGCGCCCGGGCCACAATTCCGCAAAAACGTCATACTCCCTAA
- a CDS encoding DEAD/DEAH box helicase — MNQPLYGIWLGDVFFCFSGETSEPRIDAWSSVVRRLTLKGDLRPFRQAALRLAEVRIPNTARVEVAGRGGKRRSMLGRTLEGLALEPRETLALLTRMDEKGCAASGITLGEEMQYWQKAAYFALELMQRGEIAPSLTEARPSGPRRRGPEAAVGVWIPQLRQEEDVRRFHELASAMPAVCMAAPAALAGKEPETREDAAGIVLYSFLCAVIHAETTAVLAASDRELSRYRAEYRRGRSPLAELWWNSLLTGSRPIAIQGTPAEMEELVLQAASLEGSSMPVTEREDQEPIEGQLRLCLRLEPSLEENVKEWRITFWAESDAEPGLRLPALALWAHPERDLVRGTILYRQVQAQLLMRLGQAAEAAPILQEALSRPYPEGLTLEPELFFRFLTEAVPALQKNGTTVQMPSRWSREGRRRAGLRLKMRSAERGTPPEGVNTDTSTVGINRMISFDAEAVLGDTTLTMEELESIVAANLPYVRLGGEWIEVDPKEIRQVLRFIKRGEEGEMTLSEWMHLAAENEAAGEASWKGLSIFGAESAGLLASLVEGGMLRSVEPRPVPKTLHGALRPYQERGFQWLAAMRGLGFGVCLADDMGLGKTIQVITCLLDGGIGATDQRPALIVCPTSLLGNWQRELKRFSPDLSLYIHHGNQRLHGEAFQESVREYDVVLTTYHLAGRDGSDLSAVYWSSIVLDEAQYIKNARTKQAQSVMKLSAPHRIAMTGTPVENRLSELWSIFQFLNPGYLGTSSSFRQRYSMVGEERGGALRELYRLVSPFMLRRLKSDPDIRKDLPEKLELKSYCVLTPEQAGLYRGVVDQLMGTLDGQIGIARKGLVLSSLTKLKQICDHPGLIIPGRADTGKTENSGKMERLLELVETIRENGESALIFTQYVSMGELLVARLARIFGEEPYFLHGGLTKTRRDEIVHNFQQGEGPNIFVLSLRAGGVGLNLTRASHVIHYDRWWNPAVENQATDRVFRIGQSRNVQVHKLICQGTLEERIDELIESKKALSEQVVGSGEHWLTEMTDDELRGLIALQNDIWIE, encoded by the coding sequence ATGAATCAACCGCTTTATGGAATATGGCTCGGAGATGTGTTTTTTTGCTTTTCTGGTGAGACGTCAGAACCACGTATTGATGCGTGGAGCAGTGTGGTCCGCAGGCTGACGCTGAAGGGAGACCTTCGGCCGTTTCGACAGGCTGCGTTGCGTCTTGCTGAGGTGCGGATACCAAACACCGCTCGTGTGGAAGTCGCAGGCAGAGGAGGCAAAAGACGCTCCATGCTGGGGCGCACGCTGGAGGGCCTGGCGCTGGAACCGCGCGAAACGCTGGCCCTGCTGACTCGCATGGACGAAAAGGGCTGTGCCGCGTCAGGCATTACGCTGGGAGAGGAAATGCAATATTGGCAAAAGGCTGCTTATTTTGCGCTGGAACTGATGCAGCGGGGCGAAATTGCGCCATCGCTTACAGAGGCGCGTCCATCGGGACCGCGCCGTCGCGGCCCGGAGGCGGCGGTTGGGGTGTGGATTCCCCAGCTGCGCCAAGAGGAGGACGTTCGCCGCTTTCATGAGCTGGCTTCGGCGATGCCAGCCGTCTGCATGGCGGCTCCCGCCGCCCTCGCGGGCAAGGAGCCGGAAACACGGGAGGATGCAGCGGGAATCGTACTCTATTCCTTCCTGTGTGCGGTCATCCATGCGGAAACGACTGCGGTACTGGCAGCCTCAGACCGTGAGCTGAGCAGATATCGTGCAGAGTATCGGCGCGGGAGATCGCCGCTGGCAGAACTGTGGTGGAACAGTCTGCTGACAGGTTCCCGCCCGATTGCGATACAGGGAACGCCTGCCGAAATGGAGGAGCTGGTTCTCCAGGCGGCCTCTCTTGAAGGCAGTTCAATGCCGGTCACGGAACGGGAGGACCAGGAGCCGATCGAAGGACAGCTTCGTCTGTGCCTTCGTCTGGAGCCTTCACTGGAAGAGAATGTGAAGGAATGGCGCATCACCTTTTGGGCGGAAAGCGATGCCGAGCCAGGGCTGCGACTGCCTGCCTTGGCGCTGTGGGCTCATCCCGAGCGCGACCTGGTGCGCGGCACCATCCTGTACCGCCAAGTGCAGGCCCAGCTATTAATGCGGCTTGGACAGGCGGCCGAGGCGGCACCCATACTGCAAGAAGCGTTGAGTCGCCCCTATCCCGAGGGCCTCACGCTGGAGCCGGAGCTGTTCTTCCGCTTCCTGACGGAAGCCGTACCCGCTCTGCAAAAGAACGGCACGACCGTGCAAATGCCTTCACGCTGGAGCCGGGAGGGCCGCCGCCGTGCAGGCTTGCGGCTCAAAATGCGTTCAGCGGAGCGCGGCACACCGCCGGAAGGCGTGAATACCGACACATCGACGGTCGGTATTAACCGTATGATTTCCTTTGATGCCGAGGCTGTACTGGGCGATACGACCTTGACGATGGAGGAATTGGAAAGCATCGTCGCGGCCAATTTGCCATATGTACGTCTGGGAGGCGAATGGATCGAGGTCGATCCGAAGGAAATCCGTCAGGTACTGCGTTTTATTAAGCGCGGTGAAGAAGGCGAAATGACCTTGTCCGAGTGGATGCATCTGGCCGCGGAAAATGAAGCCGCAGGTGAGGCCTCATGGAAGGGCTTGTCCATCTTTGGCGCAGAATCCGCCGGGTTGCTGGCCTCTCTGGTTGAGGGCGGTATGCTTCGTTCTGTGGAGCCGCGCCCTGTACCGAAGACGCTGCATGGCGCATTGCGGCCTTATCAGGAACGCGGCTTCCAATGGCTGGCTGCCATGCGCGGGCTGGGCTTCGGTGTCTGCCTTGCGGACGACATGGGGCTAGGTAAAACGATTCAGGTTATTACCTGCTTACTCGATGGCGGCATCGGCGCGACGGATCAGCGTCCGGCGCTGATCGTCTGTCCGACCTCGCTGCTCGGTAACTGGCAGCGGGAGCTGAAGCGTTTTTCGCCGGATTTGTCGCTTTATATTCATCACGGCAACCAACGACTTCACGGGGAGGCATTCCAAGAAAGCGTCCGCGAATATGATGTCGTTCTCACGACCTACCATTTGGCGGGACGGGACGGCAGCGATTTATCTGCGGTCTATTGGTCCTCCATCGTGCTGGATGAGGCGCAATATATTAAAAATGCACGGACAAAGCAGGCTCAGAGCGTAATGAAGCTGTCAGCACCGCATCGGATTGCCATGACGGGCACCCCGGTGGAGAACCGGCTGAGTGAGCTGTGGTCCATTTTTCAATTTCTGAATCCGGGTTACCTCGGCACCTCATCTTCATTCCGTCAGCGCTACAGTATGGTGGGAGAGGAGAGAGGGGGCGCGCTGCGTGAGCTGTATCGTCTCGTCTCGCCGTTCATGCTGCGTCGGCTTAAAAGCGACCCGGATATACGCAAGGATTTGCCGGAGAAGCTGGAATTGAAATCGTATTGTGTGCTGACTCCAGAGCAGGCGGGATTGTATCGCGGCGTGGTGGATCAGTTGATGGGGACACTGGACGGACAGATCGGCATTGCCCGCAAGGGGCTTGTCCTGTCTTCGCTGACCAAGCTCAAGCAAATTTGTGACCATCCGGGTCTGATCATTCCGGGCCGGGCTGACACTGGGAAAACTGAAAATTCGGGCAAAATGGAACGGCTGCTGGAGTTGGTGGAGACCATCCGGGAGAATGGAGAATCCGCTCTGATTTTCACCCAATATGTGTCTATGGGAGAGCTGTTGGTAGCACGGCTGGCCCGTATTTTTGGGGAAGAACCCTATTTCCTACATGGGGGGCTGACGAAAACCAGACGGGACGAAATCGTCCACAATTTTCAGCAGGGGGAAGGGCCGAATATATTCGTGCTTTCCCTGCGGGCGGGCGGCGTTGGCCTGAATCTGACGCGTGCTAGTCATGTTATTCACTATGACCGCTGGTGGAATCCTGCGGTAGAAAATCAGGCGACGGACCGGGTATTCCGCATCGGTCAAAGCCGGAACGTGCAGGTGCATAAGCTGATCTGCCAAGGTACGCTGGAGGAACGGATCGACGAGCTGATCGAGAGCAAAAAGGCGCTTTCCGAGCAGGTTGTCGGCTCCGGTGAGCATTGGCTAACGGAAATGACTGACGATGAATTGCGTGGTCTGATTGCGCTGCAAAATGATATATGGATTGAGTGA